A region of Streptomyces halobius DNA encodes the following proteins:
- the mobC gene encoding plasmid mobilization relaxosome protein MobC, translating to MAEAFGHQGVPEGEQPVDASAVSLPRASDAAAVHRVARRRKREDVRRKERVDVRYSVDEKTKILAAARSLNIAGAHYVGAVVMAHVHGDLTLPGQRTQLDDYIDELNTLRRQVAQIGHNINQIAKKLNSGGDPHPGDTATLAQAEHTVTAVGTAVGHIAAAANQAVAKKAA from the coding sequence GTGGCGGAGGCGTTCGGGCACCAGGGGGTGCCCGAGGGGGAACAGCCCGTCGACGCCAGCGCTGTGTCGCTGCCGCGTGCCTCCGACGCCGCCGCCGTGCACCGTGTCGCCCGCCGTCGCAAGCGCGAAGACGTGCGGCGCAAAGAACGCGTCGACGTGCGCTACAGCGTCGACGAGAAAACCAAGATCCTCGCCGCGGCCCGGTCACTGAACATCGCCGGCGCCCACTACGTCGGCGCCGTCGTCATGGCTCACGTCCACGGTGATCTCACCCTGCCCGGCCAGCGCACCCAACTCGACGACTACATCGACGAGCTCAACACCCTGCGCCGCCAGGTCGCCCAGATCGGCCACAACATCAACCAGATCGCCAAGAAGCTCAACTCCGGCGGCGATCCACACCCTGGGGATACCGCCACTTTGGCCCAGGCCGAGCACACCGTGACCGCGGTCGGCACCGCAGTCGGCCACATCGCGGCGGCGGCGAACCAGGCCGTGGCGAAGAAGGCGGCCTGA
- a CDS encoding DUF2637 domain-containing protein, producing the protein MPAPTTAIRGTDAIRAGIALLALFAFALSYDALRQMAVAIHIRGLLTYAFPLVIDGFIAIGVGALLMLRTAPTLSRAYVWALVGAATVTSIWANALHAVRLNQQARPGDGLRLDDVTVGALSAIAPLALAGAVHLYIVIHRHPTPRPQEPDATERYNLASHSHNGSDGAETPAPVDDAPAAPEPTAADVAHGPADVARDSADVASDTAEVAEAPQSSAEPQGHEPSEISPERLAIARTAPLGRKGRASRRHIEATFRSRDLTIGRTEADKIKDILQAELDEAASQRQRELDTAPVGTA; encoded by the coding sequence TTGCCCGCCCCCACCACCGCCATACGCGGCACCGACGCGATCCGCGCCGGCATCGCTCTGCTCGCCTTGTTCGCCTTCGCCCTCTCCTACGACGCCCTGCGGCAGATGGCCGTCGCCATCCACATCCGCGGACTGCTCACCTACGCCTTCCCGCTCGTGATCGACGGGTTCATCGCCATCGGCGTCGGCGCCCTGCTCATGCTGCGCACCGCCCCGACGCTCTCCCGCGCGTACGTATGGGCGCTCGTCGGTGCGGCCACCGTCACGAGCATCTGGGCCAACGCCCTGCACGCCGTCCGCCTCAACCAGCAGGCCCGCCCAGGCGACGGCCTCCGGCTCGACGACGTCACCGTCGGCGCTCTGTCGGCCATCGCCCCACTCGCCTTGGCCGGCGCTGTCCACCTCTACATCGTCATCCACCGCCACCCCACTCCTCGGCCCCAGGAGCCCGACGCCACAGAGCGCTACAACCTCGCCAGTCACAGCCACAACGGCTCCGACGGTGCCGAGACCCCTGCCCCCGTTGACGATGCTCCCGCCGCACCGGAGCCAACTGCCGCTGACGTGGCTCACGGCCCCGCCGACGTGGCGCGGGATTCTGCCGACGTGGCTTCGGACACCGCCGAAGTGGCTGAGGCCCCGCAATCCTCCGCCGAACCGCAGGGTCACGAGCCCAGCGAAATCTCTCCCGAACGACTCGCCATCGCGCGCACCGCGCCACTGGGGCGCAAGGGCCGCGCCTCGCGCCGCCACATCGAAGCCACGTTCCGTAGCAGAGACCTGACCATCGGCAGGACGGAGGCGGACAAGATCAAGGACATCCTTCAGGCCGAACTCGACGAAGCCGCCTCCCAGCGGCAGAGGGAACTCGACACAGCCCCCGTCGGCACCGCCTGA
- a CDS encoding DUF3631 domain-containing protein, producing MQPATPEPYSAPSNAVWPTSAVPGQPGAHLRGEGAEEANDDHGDRSHGTEEQAPPVGSEEVPNREPAEGALVLADLRAQLKRYVVLPSEEALTAVTLWVAATHLQHAWQHAPRLAVVAPEKRCGKSRLLEVALETVHNRLITVNASAAAIFRSITEEDPPTLLVDEADTLFGTAKAAEKNEEVRGLLNAGHQRNRPTLRVSGPEHKVQEFPTFAMAALAGIDDLPDTIMDRSVVIRMRRRAAGEKVAHFRTSRDTPALHAIRDRLAAWLPPLHAQAMEMEPVMPVEDRAADTWEPLVIVADLAGGEWPALARTACRIMTDYEAGQDEEGGTRTRLLVGIRRAFAAENDPAVLGTKRLLEHLNADKEAPWAEYGPNGLTARALQLLLKPYGISSANRRFPDGTQAKGFARNQFLDAWARYCPAPKPPVGPAQPVAEPLLGVAA from the coding sequence ATGCAACCTGCCACACCCGAGCCCTATTCCGCACCCTCCAATGCGGTCTGGCCCACGTCGGCCGTCCCCGGTCAGCCCGGCGCGCACCTGCGTGGCGAGGGAGCCGAGGAGGCGAACGACGACCACGGTGACCGCTCCCACGGCACCGAGGAGCAGGCGCCGCCGGTCGGGTCCGAGGAGGTACCCAACAGGGAGCCGGCCGAAGGCGCCCTGGTGCTGGCTGATCTGCGGGCGCAGCTCAAGCGGTACGTGGTGCTGCCGAGCGAGGAGGCCCTCACGGCGGTGACGCTGTGGGTTGCGGCCACGCACCTGCAGCACGCGTGGCAGCACGCGCCGCGTCTGGCGGTGGTCGCTCCGGAGAAGCGGTGCGGTAAGTCGCGGCTGCTGGAGGTGGCGCTTGAGACCGTGCACAACCGCCTGATCACGGTCAACGCCAGCGCGGCGGCGATCTTCCGCTCGATCACCGAGGAGGACCCGCCGACCCTCCTGGTCGACGAGGCCGACACCCTCTTCGGCACTGCCAAAGCGGCGGAGAAGAACGAGGAGGTGCGCGGCCTGCTGAATGCCGGGCATCAGCGCAACCGGCCGACCTTGCGCGTGTCCGGGCCCGAGCACAAGGTGCAGGAGTTCCCCACCTTCGCCATGGCCGCGCTCGCGGGGATCGACGACCTGCCCGACACGATCATGGACCGGTCGGTGGTCATCCGGATGCGCCGCCGGGCGGCGGGCGAGAAGGTGGCGCACTTCCGCACCAGCCGGGACACCCCCGCCCTGCACGCGATCCGCGACCGGCTCGCCGCCTGGCTGCCGCCGCTGCATGCGCAGGCGATGGAGATGGAGCCGGTCATGCCGGTCGAGGACCGCGCGGCGGACACCTGGGAACCCCTGGTGATCGTCGCCGACCTCGCCGGAGGCGAATGGCCCGCGCTCGCCCGCACCGCCTGCCGCATCATGACCGACTACGAGGCGGGACAGGACGAGGAGGGCGGGACGCGGACCCGCCTCCTGGTCGGCATCCGCCGGGCCTTCGCCGCCGAGAACGATCCAGCGGTGCTGGGCACAAAGCGCCTGCTGGAGCACCTCAACGCGGATAAGGAAGCGCCGTGGGCCGAGTACGGCCCCAACGGCCTGACCGCCCGCGCTCTGCAGCTGCTGCTCAAGCCCTACGGCATCAGCTCGGCCAACCGCCGCTTCCCCGACGGCACCCAGGCCAAGGGCTTCGCGCGCAACCAATTCCTCGACGCCTGGGCCCGCTACTGCCCCGCGCCGAAGCCTCCAGTCGGGCCGGCCCAGCCGGTGGCTGAGCCTCTCCTCGGTGTCGCAGCCTGA
- a CDS encoding helix-turn-helix domain-containing protein gives MTQRDFDDGFHDEYEDEDDVPAWADQVQATVAAEVRRRRKELRMSAQDLADACAEIGYPIPRNVIANMESGRRAVIPLVEVMVLAKALRIPPVCLLYPIGYVDQVHQLPFQAPVSPGEAMAWFTGNTDDRDTKNSMLSRFRAHARDQRAALAALEGEKRERWNAETAATSAERDEAQLDQADYAEMAVLAKYRLRQLRIAIREGGATPPHLPTALADVDPLVGNTTEEDSL, from the coding sequence ATGACACAACGCGATTTCGATGATGGATTCCATGACGAATACGAAGACGAGGACGACGTCCCGGCATGGGCCGACCAGGTGCAGGCCACCGTGGCCGCCGAGGTCCGGCGCCGAAGGAAGGAATTGCGCATGAGCGCCCAGGACCTGGCCGACGCCTGCGCGGAGATCGGGTACCCGATCCCCCGCAACGTGATCGCCAACATGGAGTCCGGCCGCCGCGCCGTAATCCCCCTCGTTGAGGTCATGGTCCTCGCCAAGGCCCTGCGCATCCCGCCGGTCTGCCTTCTCTACCCGATCGGATACGTCGACCAGGTCCACCAACTCCCCTTCCAGGCGCCGGTATCGCCCGGGGAGGCGATGGCCTGGTTCACCGGCAACACCGATGACCGTGACACGAAGAACTCCATGCTCAGCCGCTTCCGCGCCCACGCCCGCGATCAACGCGCTGCCCTGGCAGCCCTGGAAGGCGAGAAACGCGAACGCTGGAACGCGGAGACTGCCGCCACCTCCGCCGAACGGGACGAGGCCCAGCTCGACCAAGCCGACTACGCCGAAATGGCCGTACTTGCCAAGTACCGGCTCCGCCAACTCCGCATCGCCATCCGCGAAGGCGGCGCCACACCACCCCACCTTCCCACCGCACTGGCCGACGTGGACCCTCTCGTCGGCAACACCACTGAGGAGGACAGCCTTTGA
- a CDS encoding tyrosine-type recombinase/integrase produces MAWQPELVRGVDAAGNPAASLGHALVDDYLEFVAARCRPNTLLATAYDLKIFFSAVPKEPTDVVTADVFAFITAQKKPRRGPKVVRLEDGEAGLSARTIKRRLASVSGLFGYLMTRDDLAVKRNPVPTGLANRRRGGNRGAPLLRTPRTLPRVLGPDEVEAVLGTLNTARDRAMVLAMLLGGLRRCEVLGLRLGDLSPGERRVFISEGKGGHQRLIPISAQFFTAVGDYLDQERPAVDHDQLFVVLRGPTRGRPLSSDGLDEILDGVRRRTGLPRLTCHQLRHTCLTRLREAGMALEAVQAQAGHRSIESTRIYIHLANSWLVEQYLQASAAIDADRVES; encoded by the coding sequence ATGGCCTGGCAGCCGGAGCTGGTACGAGGTGTCGATGCCGCAGGGAACCCTGCGGCATCGCTGGGTCACGCGTTGGTCGACGACTACCTGGAGTTCGTGGCGGCTCGCTGCCGGCCGAACACGCTGCTGGCCACCGCCTACGACCTGAAGATCTTCTTCTCGGCGGTGCCCAAGGAGCCGACAGATGTCGTCACCGCCGACGTCTTCGCGTTCATCACCGCGCAGAAGAAGCCGCGGCGAGGACCGAAGGTCGTCCGCCTCGAGGACGGTGAAGCGGGTCTGTCGGCACGGACCATCAAGCGTCGACTCGCCAGTGTCTCGGGGCTGTTCGGCTACCTGATGACCCGCGATGACCTGGCCGTCAAGCGCAACCCGGTGCCGACGGGGCTGGCCAACCGCCGACGAGGCGGAAATCGCGGGGCACCGTTGTTGCGGACGCCCCGCACTCTGCCGCGTGTCCTTGGCCCGGACGAGGTCGAGGCGGTGCTCGGCACACTGAACACCGCACGGGACCGGGCCATGGTGCTCGCGATGCTGCTGGGCGGCCTGCGCCGCTGCGAAGTACTCGGCTTGCGGCTGGGAGACCTCTCGCCGGGAGAACGTCGGGTGTTCATCAGCGAAGGCAAGGGCGGGCATCAACGCCTGATACCGATCTCTGCGCAGTTCTTCACCGCCGTCGGGGACTATCTGGACCAGGAGCGACCTGCCGTCGATCACGATCAGCTGTTCGTTGTGCTGCGGGGGCCGACCCGCGGCCGGCCTCTGTCCTCCGACGGTCTGGACGAAATTCTCGACGGTGTCCGCAGACGGACGGGACTGCCGCGGCTGACCTGCCACCAGCTCCGTCACACCTGTCTGACCCGGCTGCGGGAGGCGGGCATGGCCCTGGAAGCGGTACAGGCCCAGGCCGGACACCGCTCCATCGAATCGACCAGGATCTACATCCACCTGGCGAACAGCTGGCTCGTCGAGCAATACCTCCAGGCAAGCGCCGCCATCGACGCAGACAGGGTGGAGTCCTGA
- a CDS encoding ISL3 family transposase, producing MLVSSVEDSGPVMVVHARTRSLVPAACTGCGTPSGWCHSRYVRRLADASLGGRPVLIELSVRRLYCENSTCGKVTFAEQVPGLTVHYQRRTPLLQQLVEAVGVLLAGRGGARMLRVLNVTLSRCTVLSQLMRMPLPPHATPRVLGVDDFALYGDTYGTLLVDATTRLPVTLWEGRDAEQLSRWLREHPGVEVVCRDGSLTYRQGIADGAPKAVQVSDRFHLWQGLSRRVQDVAAAHRGCLPQALPPAEEAEPAPAEETAEDAAAGTRAGRHARRLFEAVHALTDTGRTYSAVSRELGLDRRTVRKYARARTWQEVMRRPPRKPSTLDPYRDYLQQRWDEGEHNAMVLHEELRNKGYLGHYQRVKMALAPLRRGLPLGQPRERPPSPREAARWIITDPDRRHLHVTHRLHRLIDHCPELRHTHDLVRRFAAMLDNRDATPLPGWLDELSRSGLAPLAGIAGALREDQRAVARGIATIHNSGVNEGRITDVKLQKRLMAGRASVPLLRHRVVLIAHLRRRYADRSTMTPPR from the coding sequence GTGCTGGTCTCCTCGGTCGAGGATTCCGGACCTGTGATGGTTGTCCATGCGCGTACGCGATCGCTTGTTCCCGCGGCTTGTACGGGCTGTGGGACACCGAGCGGGTGGTGTCACAGCCGCTACGTCAGACGACTCGCCGACGCGTCGCTGGGCGGCCGCCCGGTGCTAATCGAGCTGAGCGTGCGTCGTCTGTACTGCGAGAACTCCACATGCGGCAAGGTGACGTTCGCCGAGCAGGTGCCGGGCCTGACGGTGCACTATCAGCGGCGCACGCCCCTGCTCCAGCAGCTGGTTGAAGCGGTGGGCGTGCTGTTGGCGGGCCGGGGCGGGGCCCGGATGCTGCGTGTCTTGAACGTCACACTGTCGCGGTGCACTGTGCTGTCGCAGCTGATGCGGATGCCGCTGCCGCCCCACGCCACACCGCGGGTCCTGGGCGTGGACGACTTCGCCCTCTACGGCGATACGTACGGAACCCTCCTGGTCGATGCCACCACCCGGCTCCCGGTCACGCTGTGGGAAGGGCGGGATGCTGAGCAGCTCAGCCGGTGGCTCCGTGAGCATCCCGGTGTTGAGGTCGTCTGCCGCGATGGGTCGCTGACCTATCGGCAGGGCATCGCCGACGGAGCCCCCAAGGCTGTGCAGGTCAGCGACCGTTTTCATCTCTGGCAGGGCCTGTCCCGCCGCGTCCAGGACGTCGCCGCCGCCCACCGCGGCTGCCTGCCCCAAGCCCTCCCGCCGGCCGAAGAGGCCGAACCGGCGCCGGCTGAGGAGACCGCCGAGGACGCCGCAGCGGGCACCCGAGCCGGGCGCCACGCCAGAAGGCTGTTCGAGGCCGTGCATGCCCTGACCGACACCGGCCGGACCTACAGTGCCGTGTCCCGGGAGCTCGGCCTGGACCGCCGCACGGTGCGCAAGTACGCCCGCGCCCGCACCTGGCAGGAGGTAATGCGGCGGCCGCCCCGCAAGCCCTCCACCCTGGACCCCTACCGCGACTACCTGCAACAACGCTGGGACGAGGGGGAACACAACGCGATGGTCCTCCACGAGGAACTCCGCAACAAGGGCTACCTCGGGCACTACCAGCGCGTGAAGATGGCCCTCGCACCCCTGCGACGCGGACTGCCTCTGGGTCAACCCCGCGAGCGTCCACCGTCTCCGCGCGAGGCCGCCCGCTGGATCATCACCGATCCGGACCGCCGCCATCTCCACGTCACCCACCGCCTGCACCGGCTGATCGACCACTGCCCGGAACTTCGGCACACCCACGACCTGGTCCGACGGTTCGCCGCCATGCTCGACAACCGCGACGCCACACCCCTTCCGGGCTGGCTCGACGAGCTGTCCCGCAGCGGACTGGCACCGCTTGCCGGTATCGCCGGAGCCCTGCGCGAAGACCAGCGCGCCGTCGCCCGAGGGATCGCCACCATCCACAATTCCGGCGTCAACGAGGGCCGCATCACGGACGTCAAACTCCAGAAACGACTGATGGCAGGACGTGCCAGCGTCCCACTCCTCCGCCACCGTGTCGTCCTGATCGCCCACCTCCGACGCCGCTATGCGGACCGGTCGACCATGACACCACCGAGATGA
- a CDS encoding ISAzo13 family transposase gives MRIPSEVRDQLSLRFGVLFPHLNERQQRLALATEARLLGHGGVRAVACAAGVSETTVRKGVFELEGGEDPLPDGRVRRDGGGRKSAEELDRLLVPALLALVEPDERGDPMSPLRWTTKSLRCLAGELTRQGHAVSAPTVGRLLRENGFSLQANAKTLEGAQHPNRDAQFRYINDQVRDHQAGGEPVVSVDTKKKEVVGQFKNAGREWRPTGRPVRVGTHDFPDQELGRAAPYGIYDITSNTGWVSVGCDHDTAAFAVESIRRWWNGRGRLDYPGATRLLIIADAGGSNGYRTRAWKTELAAFAAETGLAVTVCHMPPGTSKWNKVEHRLFSAITMNWRGRPLTSYEVVVQSIAATTTRTGLTVHAELDPGRYPTGVKVSDAEMNAVPLTGHAFHGEWNYTVHPRLTEPASLSGPTVGLDRGALSHPALTGMTSTTLTELTTALAAPWQALHAPDHTTRRDGGTRRRAPGGGRKAKLNLADRVLATALQQHLALPPTALARLFTVSKDTIREATGEIRQLMVQHGHSLGPAAAHLSTLTGLLVYATAHGVTLTPQAKPTP, from the coding sequence ATGCGCATACCGAGCGAGGTTCGTGACCAACTTTCCCTGAGATTCGGAGTGTTGTTCCCTCATCTGAATGAGCGGCAGCAGCGGCTGGCGCTGGCTACCGAGGCCCGGCTGCTGGGGCACGGTGGGGTCCGGGCCGTCGCTTGTGCCGCGGGGGTGAGCGAGACGACGGTGCGGAAAGGAGTCTTCGAGCTGGAGGGTGGTGAGGACCCACTGCCCGATGGCCGGGTGCGCCGCGACGGCGGCGGTCGCAAGAGCGCCGAGGAGCTTGACCGTCTGCTCGTTCCGGCTCTGCTGGCGCTGGTGGAGCCGGATGAGCGGGGCGATCCGATGTCGCCGCTGCGGTGGACGACCAAGTCGCTGCGGTGTCTGGCCGGGGAGCTGACTCGGCAGGGCCATGCTGTGTCGGCGCCGACCGTGGGCCGGCTGCTGCGGGAGAACGGTTTCAGCCTGCAGGCCAACGCGAAGACCCTGGAGGGAGCCCAGCACCCGAATCGGGATGCGCAGTTCCGGTATATCAACGACCAGGTCAGGGACCATCAGGCGGGCGGCGAGCCGGTGGTCAGCGTGGATACGAAAAAGAAGGAAGTCGTCGGCCAGTTCAAGAACGCGGGCCGCGAGTGGCGGCCGACGGGCCGGCCGGTGCGGGTCGGTACCCATGACTTCCCCGATCAGGAGCTCGGCAGGGCCGCCCCGTACGGGATCTACGACATCACTTCGAACACCGGCTGGGTCAGCGTCGGCTGTGACCACGACACCGCTGCCTTCGCGGTCGAGTCGATCCGCCGCTGGTGGAACGGGCGAGGACGCCTCGACTACCCCGGCGCTACCCGGCTGCTGATCATCGCCGACGCCGGTGGCTCCAACGGCTACCGCACCCGGGCCTGGAAGACCGAACTCGCGGCCTTCGCCGCCGAGACGGGCCTGGCCGTCACTGTCTGTCACATGCCTCCGGGCACGTCGAAATGGAACAAGGTGGAGCACCGGCTGTTCTCCGCGATCACGATGAACTGGCGCGGCCGTCCGCTGACCAGCTATGAGGTCGTCGTGCAGAGCATCGCCGCGACCACCACACGCACCGGGCTCACCGTCCACGCCGAACTGGACCCCGGCCGCTACCCCACCGGTGTGAAGGTCAGCGACGCCGAGATGAACGCGGTGCCGCTGACCGGCCACGCCTTCCACGGGGAGTGGAACTACACCGTGCACCCCCGCCTCACCGAGCCGGCGAGCCTCAGCGGGCCGACCGTCGGCCTCGACCGTGGGGCCCTGTCGCACCCCGCCCTGACGGGCATGACCAGCACCACACTGACCGAGCTGACCACGGCCCTGGCCGCCCCCTGGCAGGCACTGCACGCCCCGGACCACACCACCCGACGCGACGGCGGCACACGTCGCCGGGCCCCGGGAGGCGGCCGCAAAGCCAAACTGAACCTGGCCGACCGCGTCCTGGCTACCGCGCTGCAGCAACACCTCGCCCTGCCGCCCACCGCGCTCGCCCGCCTGTTCACCGTCAGCAAGGACACCATCCGCGAGGCCACCGGCGAGATCAGACAGCTGATGGTCCAGCACGGGCACTCCCTCGGGCCCGCAGCGGCGCACCTGAGCACCCTCACCGGCCTCCTCGTCTACGCCACGGCGCACGGCGTCACTCTCACGCCACAAGCAAAACCCACACCTTGA